In Blastopirellula sediminis, the following proteins share a genomic window:
- a CDS encoding ABC transporter ATP-binding protein, with amino-acid sequence MSNAEPQGLSALEIRLQRESVLPDHEVRRQTISGPHISPAKFAPPTSSTPEASEKPSKKKKKPLLETKNLHKSYRKGRLTIPVLRGVDFAAEEGKITTIIGQSGSGKSTLLHLMGTLDSPDSGEINFANTRIDKLSIRQRDALRSRAFGMIFQFYHLLPELTTLENVLTPIMISHGMWSYWAARKKFRKRAEELLEMVGLGHRITHKPRELSGGEMQRTAIARALIAQPRILLADEPTGNLDEQTGGEIMEILKRLNREQNLTIVMVTHDNAIAAQGHEVIRLTGGRVEKT; translated from the coding sequence ATGAGTAACGCAGAACCGCAAGGCCTGTCCGCCCTCGAAATTCGCCTGCAGCGCGAAAGCGTCCTGCCCGATCATGAAGTGCGTCGCCAAACGATCAGCGGCCCGCACATCAGTCCGGCCAAGTTCGCGCCGCCGACTAGCAGCACGCCGGAAGCGAGCGAAAAGCCGAGCAAGAAAAAGAAGAAACCGTTGCTCGAGACGAAGAACCTGCACAAGAGCTACCGCAAAGGGCGGCTGACGATTCCGGTCCTGCGCGGCGTCGACTTCGCGGCGGAAGAAGGGAAAATCACCACCATCATCGGGCAGAGCGGCAGCGGCAAGAGCACGCTGTTGCACCTGATGGGAACGCTCGATTCGCCTGACTCCGGCGAGATCAACTTCGCCAACACGCGGATCGACAAACTGAGCATTCGCCAGCGCGACGCGCTTCGCAGCCGCGCGTTTGGAATGATCTTCCAGTTCTATCACTTGCTGCCGGAACTGACGACGCTGGAGAACGTCCTGACGCCGATCATGATCTCGCACGGGATGTGGAGCTATTGGGCGGCTCGCAAGAAGTTCCGCAAGCGCGCTGAAGAGCTGCTCGAGATGGTCGGCCTCGGTCATCGCATCACGCACAAGCCGCGTGAGCTTTCCGGCGGCGAAATGCAACGGACCGCAATCGCACGTGCGCTGATCGCGCAGCCGCGGATCCTGCTGGCCGACGAACCGACCGGCAACCTCGACGAGCAGACCGGCGGCGAGATCATGGAGATCTTGAAGCGGCTCAACCGCGAGCAGAATCTGACGATCGTCATGGTGACGCACGACAACGCGATCGCCGCGCAAGGGCACGAAGTGATTCGCCTGACCGGCGGACGCGTCGAGAAAACGTAG
- a CDS encoding exonuclease/endonuclease/phosphatase family protein — MRALILSVLAFLFGLIFSGGCNVEQLEKLAAEVAQQQQNQQTESTATTPISTGGPTAAPSGDTIRIASFNIQVFGQSKIGKPDVMQVLTEIVRKFDVVAIQELRSKEQDVIPRFLQMINANGRNYDSIVGPPLGRTSSKEQYVFIYDKNRIAVEPSSVYTINDPSDLLHREPMVATFRAIGADQTRAPFRFSLINIHTDPDETDQELDALGEVYQLVRYSGHEDDVILLGDLNVDYKHLGALGQVPGITYTVSDEPTNTLRKKSYDNLVFIAADTREFTGRAGVYDMQKEHGLTLEQASEVSDHLPVWGEFSAYEAGPSAVASGAGAPVR, encoded by the coding sequence ATGCGGGCCCTCATTCTTTCGGTTTTGGCGTTCCTCTTCGGATTGATCTTTTCCGGCGGGTGCAACGTTGAACAACTCGAAAAATTAGCCGCCGAAGTCGCTCAGCAGCAACAGAACCAGCAAACCGAGTCGACCGCGACGACGCCGATCTCGACCGGCGGCCCCACCGCCGCTCCGTCGGGCGATACGATTCGAATCGCTTCGTTCAACATCCAGGTCTTCGGTCAATCGAAGATCGGCAAGCCTGACGTGATGCAGGTGCTGACCGAGATCGTCCGCAAGTTCGACGTCGTCGCGATCCAGGAACTGCGCAGCAAAGAGCAGGACGTGATTCCCCGCTTCTTGCAGATGATCAACGCCAACGGCCGCAACTACGACTCGATCGTCGGTCCGCCGCTCGGTCGAACCAGCAGCAAAGAGCAGTACGTGTTCATCTACGACAAGAATCGGATCGCCGTCGAACCGAGCTCGGTCTACACGATCAATGACCCGAGCGACCTGCTCCATCGCGAACCGATGGTCGCCACGTTCCGTGCGATCGGCGCCGATCAGACCCGCGCCCCGTTCCGCTTCAGCCTGATCAACATCCATACCGATCCGGACGAAACCGACCAAGAGCTCGACGCCCTGGGCGAAGTTTATCAACTGGTCCGCTACAGCGGTCACGAAGATGACGTGATCCTGCTCGGCGACTTGAACGTCGACTACAAACACCTCGGCGCGCTCGGTCAGGTCCCCGGCATTACCTACACCGTCTCGGACGAACCGACCAACACGCTGCGCAAGAAGAGCTACGACAATCTGGTCTTCATCGCCGCCGACACCCGGGAATTCACCGGCCGAGCCGGCGTCTACGACATGCAGAAAGAACATGGACTGACGCTGGAACAAGCGTCGGAAGTCTCGGACCACTTGCCGGTCTGGGGCGAGTTCTCCGCCTACGAAGCCGGCCCATCGGCCGTCGCCTCTGGCGCCGGAGCGCCGGTCCGCTAA
- a CDS encoding ABC transporter permease translates to MIRVGTEAAAVEKAKGLAMYKLLLCLRYLRTRYIALASIISVTLGVATMIVVNSVMSGFAHEMHSRLHGILSDIVMESHSLNGFYHWEEEIARVKEVAGDDIEAVTATVHVPSMLSIKIRDQWMPRHVTLVGIDPESYAKVSDFTQYLKHPANREHVNFDLKESGYDAEQGSPLRDAGWGHRRGKVMYERELEMQLMQFREFEETGRWPDQDLLKQKRVMQPAPIALVDHEETVTEKAVLPPFASDPDAPPLPGARPEELNQMANAELYDANKKGADPFSSRRGLPAESTYDPLTHQATGLILGIAIGSVRDRDKTTGEVKDFYMVLPGDDVKLTFPTAENPPKAMNATFTVTDFYESKMSEYDAAFAFMPLDQLQRLRGMIHPEHGTAISSIQIKLKDGANLQQVTDKLRAAFPPASSPYRIQSWRDLQGPLLSAVEMEKTILNILLFLIIGVAGFGILATFYMIVVEKTKDIGILKSLGASGGGIMSIFLGYGLSLGIVGSGVGMVLGLLFVININRIAAVIEWITGREVFDPTVYYFREIPTIIEPWSIVWVVAGAMLIAVLASVLPAMRAARLHPVEALRYE, encoded by the coding sequence TTGATCCGCGTCGGCACGGAAGCCGCCGCCGTCGAGAAAGCCAAAGGACTGGCGATGTACAAGCTGTTACTCTGCCTGCGCTATCTGCGAACGCGCTATATTGCGCTCGCTTCGATCATCAGCGTCACGCTGGGCGTGGCGACCATGATCGTCGTCAACTCGGTCATGTCGGGCTTCGCGCACGAGATGCACTCGCGCCTGCATGGCATCCTTTCCGACATTGTGATGGAAAGCCACAGTCTGAACGGCTTTTATCACTGGGAAGAGGAGATTGCGCGGGTCAAAGAGGTCGCCGGCGACGACATCGAAGCGGTCACCGCGACCGTGCACGTCCCGTCGATGCTTAGCATCAAAATCCGCGATCAATGGATGCCGCGGCACGTCACGCTGGTCGGTATCGATCCCGAGTCGTACGCCAAAGTCAGCGACTTTACCCAATATCTGAAGCATCCCGCCAACCGCGAGCACGTTAACTTCGACTTGAAAGAGTCTGGCTACGATGCAGAGCAGGGCTCTCCGCTGCGCGACGCCGGCTGGGGACATCGTCGCGGCAAGGTGATGTACGAGCGCGAGCTCGAAATGCAGCTGATGCAGTTCCGCGAATTTGAAGAAACCGGCCGTTGGCCCGATCAAGATCTGTTGAAACAGAAACGAGTGATGCAGCCGGCGCCGATTGCGCTGGTCGATCACGAAGAAACCGTGACCGAAAAAGCGGTGCTGCCGCCGTTCGCTTCCGATCCTGACGCGCCGCCGCTGCCGGGAGCTCGTCCGGAAGAACTGAACCAGATGGCCAACGCCGAGCTGTACGACGCGAACAAGAAGGGCGCCGACCCGTTCTCGTCGCGCCGCGGCTTGCCGGCCGAATCAACCTACGATCCGCTCACCCATCAAGCGACCGGCTTGATCCTGGGGATCGCCATCGGCAGCGTTCGCGATCGCGACAAGACGACCGGCGAAGTGAAGGACTTTTACATGGTCCTGCCGGGCGACGACGTCAAACTGACCTTCCCGACGGCCGAGAATCCGCCGAAAGCGATGAACGCCACGTTCACCGTGACCGACTTCTACGAAAGCAAGATGAGCGAATATGACGCGGCCTTCGCCTTCATGCCGCTCGATCAGCTGCAACGTCTACGCGGGATGATTCATCCGGAACATGGAACCGCGATCTCGTCGATTCAGATCAAGCTGAAGGATGGCGCCAATCTACAGCAAGTGACCGACAAGTTGCGTGCTGCGTTCCCGCCCGCTTCGTCGCCCTACCGCATTCAATCGTGGCGCGACCTGCAAGGTCCGCTGCTCTCGGCGGTCGAAATGGAAAAGACGATCCTGAACATCCTCCTCTTCTTGATCATCGGGGTAGCCGGCTTCGGCATCCTGGCGACCTTCTACATGATCGTCGTCGAGAAGACCAAAGACATCGGCATCCTGAAGTCGCTGGGCGCCTCGGGCGGCGGCATCATGAGCATCTTCCTCGGCTACGGCTTGTCGCTGGGGATCGTCGGATCGGGCGTCGGCATGGTGCTCGGACTGCTCTTTGTGATCAACATCAATCGGATCGCCGCGGTGATTGAATGGATCACCGGCCGCGAAGTCTTCGACCCCACGGTCTACTACTTCCGCGAAATCCCGACCATCATCGAACCTTGGAGCATCGTCTGGGTCGTCGCTGGCGCGATGCTGATCGCCGTGTTGGCGAGCGTTCTGCCGGCGATGCGAGCCGCGCGACTTCATCCGGTAGAGGCACTTCGCTATGAGTAA
- a CDS encoding LpxI family protein — translation MNSHAQTQQRPFGLLAGWGRLPIEVATALTRRGYAVHTLLIKDHADPILAELSTSHEWIGLGQLGKCVRFYHRHNVTTATMVGKVHKVRLFDRNVLWNHFPDWYGARIFAPHFLLGTKDRKDDTLLGGICRAFSKKGIEFVPATDYAPDLLVKFGHLAGKPLSKKQLADVEYGWRLAKTIGQFDTGQSVAIKGQTALALEAVEGTDECIRRAGQLCRSGGFTIVKVAKPQQDMRFDVPTIGVGTIETMKASGAVALVIEADKTIIVDQEEVLAKANELGIAILAATGERLGEVLTDEDAVAA, via the coding sequence ATGAATTCTCACGCACAGACGCAACAGCGGCCGTTCGGTTTGCTCGCCGGATGGGGCAGACTGCCGATCGAAGTGGCGACCGCGCTCACGCGACGCGGTTACGCGGTTCACACGCTGCTGATCAAAGACCACGCCGATCCAATTCTGGCTGAACTCTCAACTTCGCACGAGTGGATCGGGCTGGGACAGCTCGGCAAATGCGTCCGCTTCTATCATCGTCACAATGTGACGACCGCGACGATGGTCGGCAAAGTCCACAAGGTGCGGCTGTTCGACCGGAACGTCCTCTGGAATCATTTTCCTGACTGGTACGGCGCCCGGATCTTCGCTCCGCACTTCCTGCTGGGGACGAAAGACCGCAAAGACGACACGCTGCTGGGCGGCATCTGCCGCGCGTTTTCGAAGAAAGGAATCGAGTTCGTGCCTGCGACCGACTACGCTCCTGATCTCTTGGTCAAATTCGGACACCTCGCTGGCAAACCGCTCAGCAAGAAGCAACTCGCCGACGTCGAGTATGGCTGGCGGCTGGCCAAAACGATCGGCCAGTTCGACACCGGGCAGAGCGTCGCGATCAAAGGCCAAACCGCGCTGGCGCTGGAAGCGGTCGAAGGGACCGACGAGTGCATCCGTCGCGCCGGCCAGCTTTGCCGATCAGGCGGGTTCACCATCGTGAAAGTCGCCAAGCCGCAACAAGACATGCGGTTCGACGTCCCGACCATCGGCGTCGGCACGATCGAAACGATGAAGGCCTCCGGCGCCGTAGCGCTGGTGATTGAAGCCGACAAGACGATCATCGTTGATCAGGAAGAAGTGCTCGCCAAAGCGAACGAATTGGGAATCGCGATCCTCGCCGCCACCGGCGAGCGACTGGGCGAAGTGCTGACCGACGAAGACGCGGTCGCGGCGTAA
- the lysS gene encoding lysine--tRNA ligase gives MTSKDRPWTVSEDEANLSALEAARRQKMQQLIDMGIDPWGQRFDNHIAIADVRAQESKITEATETVDGKETTTYNGPKVRIAGRLVLMRSAGKLIFADVRDRTGQIQIFIGQNQVGERNWQIAQCLDLADIVGVDGELKKTKTGELTVFVEELHFLTKTLDPPPEKHKGLTDPELRQRMRYLDLSHTDGAIERFVKRTEIVKSIRQTLSNQGFIEIEGPTLHAIAGGAAARPFITHHNALGMELYMRIALELHLKRLLVGGMERVFELGRVYRNEGISPKHNPEFTMLEVYQAYGDYRSMMDLTEAIITDAIKAIGAAFELPYGETLVNFTPPFQRRTYAELFHENTGINPEDDAAVKLYAINLGLDTEGKHPDVIRNEIFEEKVEDQLKGPIFVMDYPASICPLTKRKTDNPAVAERFELFINGMEVANAYTELNDPDLQDKLFRTQLEGQSEEDSMAKMDHDFIRALRNGMPPAGGLGIGIDRLVMLLTNTQTIREIILFPLLRHEASQE, from the coding sequence TTGACCTCCAAGGATCGACCTTGGACGGTGAGCGAAGACGAAGCGAATCTGTCGGCGTTGGAAGCGGCTCGCCGCCAGAAGATGCAGCAGCTGATCGACATGGGGATCGACCCGTGGGGTCAGCGGTTCGACAATCACATCGCAATCGCCGACGTCCGCGCCCAGGAATCGAAAATCACCGAAGCGACCGAAACGGTCGACGGCAAGGAAACGACCACCTACAACGGACCGAAGGTCCGCATCGCAGGGCGACTCGTGCTGATGCGATCGGCCGGCAAACTGATTTTCGCCGATGTCCGCGACCGGACCGGGCAGATCCAGATCTTCATCGGCCAAAACCAGGTCGGCGAGCGGAACTGGCAGATCGCTCAATGTCTCGACCTGGCCGACATCGTCGGCGTCGACGGCGAACTGAAGAAGACCAAGACCGGCGAACTGACCGTCTTCGTCGAAGAGCTTCACTTCCTCACCAAGACCCTCGATCCGCCGCCGGAAAAGCACAAAGGCCTGACCGATCCGGAACTGCGTCAGCGGATGCGTTATCTCGACCTGTCGCACACCGACGGAGCGATCGAACGTTTCGTGAAGCGGACTGAGATCGTCAAGTCGATCCGTCAGACCTTGTCGAACCAAGGCTTTATTGAAATCGAAGGCCCGACGCTCCACGCGATCGCCGGCGGCGCCGCCGCTCGTCCGTTCATCACCCACCACAACGCGCTCGGCATGGAATTGTACATGCGGATCGCGCTGGAGCTGCATTTGAAGCGGCTGTTGGTCGGCGGCATGGAACGGGTCTTTGAACTGGGACGCGTTTATCGCAACGAAGGGATCAGCCCGAAGCACAATCCTGAGTTCACGATGCTCGAAGTCTATCAGGCGTACGGCGACTACCGTTCGATGATGGATTTGACCGAAGCGATCATCACCGACGCTATCAAAGCTATCGGCGCCGCGTTTGAGCTGCCGTATGGCGAAACGCTGGTCAACTTCACGCCGCCGTTCCAGCGCCGGACCTACGCCGAGCTGTTCCATGAAAACACCGGCATCAATCCGGAAGACGACGCCGCGGTGAAGCTGTATGCGATCAACCTCGGTCTCGATACGGAAGGAAAGCACCCCGACGTCATCCGCAACGAGATCTTCGAAGAGAAGGTGGAAGACCAGCTGAAGGGTCCGATCTTTGTGATGGACTACCCTGCTAGCATCTGCCCCCTGACCAAGCGGAAGACCGACAATCCGGCGGTGGCCGAGCGTTTCGAGCTGTTCATCAACGGCATGGAAGTGGCCAACGCGTATACCGAGCTGAACGATCCCGACCTCCAGGACAAGCTGTTCCGCACGCAGCTAGAAGGGCAATCGGAAGAAGACTCGATGGCCAAAATGGACCATGACTTCATCCGGGCGCTCCGCAACGGCATGCCTCCGGCCGGGGGTCTCGGAATTGGGATTGACCGGTTAGTCATGTTACTTACTAATACGCAAACGATCCGCGAGATCATTCTATTCCCCCTCCTGCGGCACGAAGCGTCGCAAGAATAG
- a CDS encoding outer membrane protein assembly factor BamB family protein: MHAVSCFVLLTAMAVGSDNWPAFQGAGVEPPAAAQVPLKWSPDSNIAWTADLPGYGQSSPIVWNGKVYVTSIDGPNKETNIVTCWSLADGSQLWRKDFKSSLPIKSSTYVSRAAPTPAVDQLGVYAFFESGDIIALSHDGEQLWSKSLIAEYGEMKSNHGLAASPALSDDAVILLVENDGPSYIVALDKKTGEATWKTDRESKVSWSSPRVISTPGGPQIIVSSSGTVDGYDVSSGKKLWTIDDLGGNTTNTPMPYGDGMFLVGASAGRGEESGDGAKRSNMAVRVRESDAGATAEVLWRNEKASSSFSTPIVHQGVAYWVNKSGVVFGVDVESGETLFTERLSQSCWATSLGVGDRVYFFGKDGKTTVVKAGPKWEVLAENMLWNPEAEEPAQAPAAEGEEGGRRGPPMSSGPIVYGYAAVPGKLLIRTGPKFYCITP, translated from the coding sequence ATGCATGCGGTTTCCTGCTTCGTCCTGCTGACGGCGATGGCGGTCGGCAGCGACAATTGGCCCGCTTTTCAAGGCGCCGGCGTCGAACCTCCCGCCGCCGCCCAAGTGCCGCTGAAGTGGTCGCCGGACAGCAATATCGCCTGGACGGCCGATCTGCCGGGCTACGGACAATCAAGCCCGATCGTCTGGAACGGCAAGGTCTACGTCACGTCGATCGACGGTCCCAACAAAGAGACGAACATCGTCACTTGTTGGAGCCTGGCGGACGGATCGCAGCTGTGGCGGAAAGACTTCAAGTCGTCGCTGCCGATCAAGAGCAGCACTTACGTCAGCCGCGCCGCGCCAACTCCGGCCGTTGATCAGCTGGGAGTCTACGCGTTCTTCGAGAGCGGCGACATCATCGCCCTGTCGCATGACGGCGAACAACTCTGGAGCAAGTCGCTGATCGCCGAGTATGGCGAAATGAAGTCGAACCACGGGCTCGCCGCTTCGCCTGCTTTGAGCGACGACGCGGTGATCTTGCTCGTCGAAAACGACGGTCCCTCCTACATCGTCGCCCTCGACAAGAAGACCGGCGAAGCGACCTGGAAGACCGATCGCGAGAGCAAAGTGAGCTGGAGTTCGCCGCGCGTCATCTCCACTCCTGGCGGTCCGCAGATCATCGTCAGTAGCAGCGGCACGGTCGACGGCTACGACGTTAGCAGCGGCAAGAAGCTCTGGACGATCGACGATCTCGGCGGCAACACGACCAACACCCCGATGCCGTATGGCGATGGGATGTTCCTGGTCGGCGCGTCGGCCGGTCGCGGCGAAGAATCAGGGGACGGCGCCAAACGCTCGAACATGGCGGTTCGCGTCCGCGAATCGGATGCCGGCGCGACGGCCGAAGTCCTGTGGCGGAATGAAAAGGCCTCCTCTTCGTTCAGCACGCCGATCGTGCATCAGGGAGTCGCCTACTGGGTCAACAAAAGCGGCGTCGTCTTCGGCGTCGATGTGGAAAGCGGCGAAACCCTCTTCACCGAACGCTTGTCGCAATCGTGCTGGGCTACGTCGCTTGGCGTCGGCGATCGGGTTTACTTCTTCGGCAAAGATGGGAAGACGACTGTCGTTAAAGCAGGTCCCAAATGGGAAGTGTTGGCCGAAAACATGCTCTGGAATCCGGAAGCGGAAGAGCCGGCCCAAGCGCCCGCCGCGGAAGGGGAGGAAGGAGGCCGTCGCGGCCCGCCGATGTCGTCCGGACCGATCGTCTACGGCTACGCCGCCGTCCCAGGCAAGTTGCTGATCCGAACCGGCCCGAAGTTCTACTGCATCACGCCGTAA
- a CDS encoding GntP family permease → MTPDQVNYALLCLGVGMATVLGLIIFLRANAFIAMLVAAMVVSLMADGSVQDKFSRVASAFGGMAGGVGIVIALAAIIGKCMLDSGAADRVVRWMMSICGEKRAPAALMSSGFILAVPVFFDTVFYLLVPLARSLFRKTKKNYLLYVMAIATGGAITHTLVPPTPGPLVVADQLGVDKGMMILVGAGVALPGAIAGLLFSMLMNRWMPLPMRPISAEPEPDELPDDQLPSLFVSLLPVLLPVLLISTNTVLTTIADGQRAAQLKVEDVDWEKFRDKVRAENGGDADTLGKRMVSVITESEFQKERRAEIADLLLRDAPLSTDDQQALVTGLNQFVLSHKPLGVDLPGKLPPSLVKKVNGDNTRMKPVDAERMNRQVLESTYGEEMIQPHVWDTDARKAANWSAAFGDPNFALLLSAIIAMATLVSSRKLSLKELGQSVEVALMSGGVIILITCAGGAFGAMLGAANVGPAIREMFSVGSGGSAIMILLLGFSIASVLKIAQGSSTVAMITGAAMLGGLATPETLGCHPVYLATAIGSGSLIGSWMNDSGFWVFAKMSGLTEVEALKSWTLLLLVLGGTSFLATLILATLLPLV, encoded by the coding sequence ATGACGCCTGACCAAGTGAACTACGCCCTCCTCTGTTTGGGCGTCGGCATGGCCACGGTATTGGGACTGATCATCTTCCTGCGGGCCAACGCTTTCATCGCGATGTTGGTTGCGGCGATGGTCGTCAGCTTGATGGCCGACGGCAGCGTGCAAGACAAATTCAGCCGCGTCGCTTCGGCATTCGGCGGCATGGCCGGCGGCGTCGGCATTGTGATCGCGCTCGCAGCGATCATCGGCAAGTGCATGCTCGACAGCGGCGCGGCCGATAGGGTCGTCCGCTGGATGATGAGCATTTGCGGCGAGAAACGGGCGCCTGCGGCGCTGATGAGCAGCGGCTTTATCCTGGCGGTGCCGGTCTTCTTCGACACCGTCTTTTACTTGCTGGTGCCGCTGGCTCGCTCGCTGTTCCGCAAAACGAAAAAGAACTACCTGCTCTACGTGATGGCGATCGCCACCGGCGGCGCGATTACGCATACGCTCGTTCCGCCGACTCCTGGTCCGCTGGTCGTCGCCGATCAGTTGGGAGTCGACAAAGGGATGATGATTCTGGTTGGCGCCGGCGTCGCCTTGCCGGGCGCCATCGCGGGGCTCCTCTTCTCGATGCTGATGAACCGCTGGATGCCGCTGCCGATGCGGCCGATCAGCGCCGAACCGGAACCGGATGAACTGCCGGACGATCAACTGCCGAGCCTCTTCGTCTCGCTGCTGCCGGTGTTGTTGCCGGTCTTGTTGATTTCGACCAACACCGTCCTGACGACGATCGCCGATGGACAGCGCGCCGCGCAGCTGAAAGTGGAAGACGTCGATTGGGAGAAGTTCCGCGACAAGGTTCGCGCCGAGAACGGCGGCGACGCCGACACGCTTGGCAAGCGGATGGTCTCGGTCATCACCGAAAGCGAATTCCAAAAGGAACGTCGCGCCGAGATCGCCGATCTGCTGCTGCGTGACGCACCCCTTTCGACCGACGATCAGCAAGCTTTGGTGACCGGTTTGAACCAGTTCGTACTCTCCCACAAACCGCTGGGGGTCGACTTGCCTGGCAAATTGCCGCCGTCGCTGGTCAAAAAGGTGAACGGCGACAACACCCGCATGAAGCCGGTCGACGCCGAGCGGATGAATCGCCAGGTGTTGGAATCGACTTACGGCGAAGAAATGATTCAGCCGCACGTCTGGGATACCGACGCGCGGAAAGCGGCCAACTGGTCGGCGGCGTTTGGCGATCCGAACTTCGCCCTGCTATTGTCGGCGATCATTGCGATGGCGACGCTCGTTTCGTCGCGAAAGCTGTCGTTGAAGGAACTGGGACAATCGGTCGAAGTGGCGCTGATGAGCGGCGGCGTGATCATCCTGATCACGTGTGCCGGCGGCGCTTTCGGCGCGATGCTGGGGGCGGCGAACGTCGGTCCGGCGATTCGCGAAATGTTCAGCGTCGGCAGCGGCGGCAGCGCGATTATGATTCTGCTGCTCGGCTTCTCGATCGCGTCGGTATTGAAGATCGCCCAAGGTTCGAGCACGGTGGCGATGATCACCGGCGCTGCGATGCTCGGGGGACTAGCGACGCCGGAAACGCTCGGCTGCCATCCGGTCTATCTCGCCACGGCGATCGGCAGCGGCTCGCTGATAGGTTCGTGGATGAACGACAGCGGCTTCTGGGTCTTCGCCAAGATGAGCGGTCTGACCGAAGTCGAAGCGCTGAAGTCGTGGACGCTGCTGCTGTTGGTCCTGGGGGGCACCAGCTTCCTGGCGACGCTGATCCTGGCGACATTGTTGCCGCTGGTGTAA
- the lpxD gene encoding UDP-3-O-(3-hydroxymyristoyl)glucosamine N-acyltransferase, with protein MSVTLGQLATLVEGELLGDAQLEITGAAIIRDSQPGEITLADRPELAKELARSQAAAVIASGEFAPAGMPVILVKNVHAAFAKAVALFRPSLTQQTPGVHPSAIIAASAVIAPSASIGPMVVIGEGVTVHADVIIHSSAQISAGCSIGAGTTIFPGAVLYENTIVGANCILHAAAVLGAYGFGYDSSSGKHVLSAQLGNVVLHDNVEIGAATTIDRGTYGPTVIGEGTKVDNQVMIAHNCRIGRFNLICSQVGIAGSTSTGDYVVMAGQVGVRDHVHIGDGAILGAKSGISCDIGAGQNVIGAPAISAKDKKLELALLSKLPEMRKQLKALLARVDQLEKEEELRKTA; from the coding sequence ATGAGCGTCACACTCGGCCAGTTGGCTACTCTTGTCGAAGGGGAGCTGCTGGGAGACGCACAGCTCGAGATCACCGGCGCCGCGATCATTCGCGATTCTCAGCCGGGCGAAATCACCCTGGCCGATCGCCCTGAACTAGCGAAAGAGCTGGCCCGCTCGCAAGCCGCCGCCGTCATCGCTTCGGGCGAGTTCGCCCCGGCGGGCATGCCGGTCATTCTGGTCAAGAATGTTCACGCCGCGTTCGCCAAGGCGGTCGCGCTATTTCGTCCTTCCCTCACCCAGCAGACGCCGGGCGTTCATCCTTCGGCCATCATCGCCGCCAGCGCCGTGATCGCACCGAGCGCGTCGATCGGGCCGATGGTAGTGATTGGGGAAGGAGTTACCGTTCACGCTGACGTGATCATTCATAGCAGTGCGCAGATCAGCGCCGGCTGCTCGATCGGCGCTGGGACGACGATCTTCCCCGGCGCCGTGCTCTACGAAAACACTATCGTCGGCGCCAACTGCATCCTGCACGCCGCGGCGGTGTTGGGAGCGTACGGCTTCGGCTACGACTCTTCCAGCGGCAAGCATGTTCTCTCGGCGCAGCTGGGGAACGTCGTGCTGCATGACAACGTCGAGATCGGCGCCGCCACGACGATTGACCGCGGCACCTACGGACCGACCGTGATCGGCGAAGGGACCAAAGTCGACAACCAGGTGATGATCGCCCACAACTGCCGCATCGGCCGCTTCAATCTGATCTGTTCGCAAGTCGGCATCGCCGGCAGCACCAGCACCGGCGACTACGTCGTGATGGCGGGTCAGGTCGGCGTTCGCGACCATGTCCACATCGGCGACGGCGCGATCCTGGGCGCCAAGTCGGGGATCTCTTGCGATATCGGCGCCGGACAAAATGTGATCGGCGCGCCGGCAATTTCGGCGAAGGACAAGAAGCTGGAACTCGCGCTGCTCAGCAAGTTGCCGGAGATGCGAAAGCAGCTGAAGGCGCTCCTCGCGCGAGTCGATCAGCTCGAGAAAGAAGAAGAGCTGCGCAAGACGGCCTAA